The Brevinema andersonii region AGAAGAAATTCATTTTTCCTATCATTCGGAATTCGGTTATACAACTGCTTATGCTAATAACGCAGGAAATGCATTATCTGTTTCGTATTTACTAAATTTAGCGGCATTAGAAATGGCTAATCTTACATCATCACTAGCAACTTTATGCCAGGAAAGCGGTTATCAACTTCAACCTTTCCATGGACTAAAAAATTCCCAACTTTATTTTTTTAAAAATATAAGTAGCTTTGGTATCAGTGAGCTAGAATTAATCGATAAAATGCAAGAATTTTTGAATAAAATACATTATAAAGAGCAGGAAGTAAAAGAAGAATTACTTTCTAAAAATGGAGATCATGAATTCCTGATTGAACATTTACTCCATATGATCAATCAAAAAAATATCAATCAAACAGAAGTTATAGAAGTTATTGCTTTGGCAGAAATGTTATGCGGGGTTTCTACCAAAATATCCAACCGTGACGAATGGAGAGCATTAATATTTCGCCTTCATTCAAATAGCAGTATTTTTAATTCACTCTCTTCCAATATTGAAGAAATAGCTGAATACAGAGCTCAGTTATTACAACAAAATTTTAAAAAGTTAATTAAAATAACAACATAGCTTAAAATGAGGAAACAAAATATGCAAGATATTTCTCAAATTTTGAAAACGCGATTAACCATGTTTGCAGTTATTATCTATACATTACTGTCTATATTCACAGTAAGATTGATATATCTTCAATTGTTCAAAGGTTCTATTTTTAAAGATAGAGCAGAAAAAAATCAAACCCGCAGTTTACGTATACCTTCTTACCGCAGTATTCTTTATGACAGAACCAAAGAATTAAAATTGGCATACAATGAGCGATCATTAGCACTAACAGTGATTGAAGCTAATTTACCAAAAGATCCGATCGAACGCACTGTATTATTCACTAAAATGAGCCAAATATTAAACGAACCTGTTGAAAAAATTACTGCTACAATTCATGATGAATTTATTGATCCTTACACTCCTATTGTGATAAAAACACAAATTTCACCGGATATTATTTCACGTTTTGCCGAAAAAATTGACGAATTTCCCGGAATCTTCTGGGAAAATCGTCCTAAAAGAGTCTACCCATTCAATATGTCAAGTTTTCATGTGATTGGATATACTGGAATTATTAATAAAAACGAGTACAGCTCGTTAAATGCTGTAGACGAATATTATTTAGGTAGCATCATAGGCAAAAGAGGTATTGAAAAACAATATGACAAAAATATTCGTGGCAATTCGGGGACTTTATTGAGATCCGTAGATGTTCGAGGCAATGTTTTACAACAAGATGTTTTCAAAGAACCTATACAAGGAGATCATCTAGTTTTAACCATCGATGCCAAATTACAAGCTAAAGCTCAGGAATTACTGCAAGAAAAAGTTGGTGTTGTAGTCATTAGTCGTGTTACTACTGGAGAAATCTTGGTACTATTAAGTACTCCTTCCGTAGATCCTAGTATTTTTGCTCCTGATTCCATAGAAGGTAAAAAGCGTTTTCAAGAACTATCGATTGATACACAATATCCATTTTTAAACAGAGCAATACAAGGAACTTATTCACCAGCTTCTACTTTCAAATTGATATCAGCAGCGGCATTTATCAAAGCAGGAATTGATCCTTATAGAAAGCATGTATGCACTGGATCTTACCAAATAGGAAACCGTGTATTTCGTTGCACTGGCGTACATGGAGCTGTAGATATGCGTAGTGCTATTGCTTATTCATGCAATAGTTATTTTTATTATTTTTCGCAAATTGTCGGACATAAACCAATCTTAGAGATGGCCAAAGAATTTGGCATTACAGAAAAAACTTATATTGATCTGCCTGATGAAAAAAATGGCTTTCTACCAAATGATGCTTGGTTCAAAAAAATACATAAAAGAAACTGGTCACAAGGCGATTCAGCAAATATCGTAATTGGTCAAGGAGATGTTCTCGTAACACCTTTAGCACTCAATCAAATGACTGCTATCATTGCCAATGGAGGCACTATTTTTCGTCCTTATATCCTTAAAGAACAGCTAAATTTACGTGATCGCAGTGTTATTTGGTCGCAAACTCCAGAAGCACGAAAAACGGTAAATATTCCCCCAGAAACAATTAATATCCTTCAAGAAGGAATGGCTCGAGTCACTAAAAGCGGTGGGACAGCAGGTTGGATCAATACTCCTTATCTGCAAGTTCCTATTGCTGGAAAAACTGGAACAGCTCAAACAGGTAATATAAAAAATAATGGTCTTTTCACAGCTTATGGACCCTATGGTCAAGAAAATGTATCTAATGCTATTGCAATTACAGTACTGTTAGAGCAAGATCGAACAGGAGCCGCGGTTTCTATTGCTGCAAATCTATTTAACTACTATTTTGGAACTCTTTACCCTGAATTAAAAAGCAAGATCAACAGGAGAATATCTTGAAAAATATTTTAAAAAAAGGTAGTATCTTATATGTTATTATACCTTTGATCCTTTCTTTTATTGGTATTTTGTTTATTTTTAGTACAGGGCAATTGGAGCACGGAAATAATACTAATTTATATCTAAAACAGCTTTTGTGGGTAGGTTTAGGAATTATCTTTGCACTCTTCATTGTATCTATTGACTATTATTATATTGTAGAAACATCGTTTATCTATTATATTTTAGGCATTATTCTATTGGTTTTCACGTTGTTAGTCGGCAAAGAAATAAAAGGAGCAAAAAGCTGGTTGGGTATGGCTGGATTAGGGATCCAAGCATCAGAAGTCATGAAAATTTGTTATATTCTTTTCTATGCTAAATTTTTAAGTAGTAAATCGAATACCGAATCTAACTTCCGCACTTTAATTTTTGCCTTAGGGATTTTAATCATTCCTCTAAGTTTGGTATTATTACAACCTGATTTAGGTACTAGTATTGTTTTCATATCTATTTTTATAACAATGACAATGGTAAGCACTAAAAATATTTCAATTATTCTTCAAGGATTAATTACAGGTTTATTAATGGTAATTCTTACATTATGTTATGCCTATTATCAATTCTATTACTTAGCTAATTCTAACAATTCTCCTATTGCTATCCTTGATATTTTATTATTACCTAATACTTTTTTTGCTATAGCTACTATTTTATTGGTTTATACTATTATTACTTTTGTTATAGAATTATTTCAACCTATTACTTGGATCAATAAATTTACTACTGGATCATTTATTATAGGAATTAGTTTTCTTATGTCAGGAATTGCTACAAAAATTCTCAAACCTTACCAATGGAGCAGATTATTGGTCTTTATCAATCCTGAATTTGATCGTTTAGGAGCTGGATATAATATTATTCAAGCACAAATAGCTATTGGATCTGGAGGTTTTTCCGGACAAGGATTTTTTAATGGAACACAAAATTTAAGACGTTTCCTGCCGGAAAAACATACAGATTTTATCTATGCTATTATCGCAGAAGAAACAGGCTTTATAGGAAGCTTTTTAGTGGTATTTCTTTATATTATTTATTTTAGCATGATGATTAAAATTATTTTTTCTGCCAAAGATATAGAAGGATCTTTTATCGCTACCGGTATTTTTACAATGTTTGCTATCCATACTATTATCAATATTGGTATGAATTTAGGAATTGCACCTGTTACGGGATTACCATTACCTTTTATCAGTTATGGAGGTTCTTCATATATTACTTTTATTATTGCTGCAGCATTATTACTAAATATTTATAATAGGAGATTTATCCATTAATATATTACAAATATTACAACTTTTCTCCTATTGCTTTTCCAAACTCTTTTAATATAGTTTTAGCTTTATTATTAATATTTTTGGGAACTTCAATAGTTGCTTCATAAAATAAATTTCCTCGTTTATGAGCACGTAAATCAGGTAACCCTTCTCCTTCTAGCTTTATTTTTTGACCTGGTTGAACACCTTCTGGAAGTTTTACTTTTTTCTTTGATTCTAATGTATGGACTTCTACTTCTCCTCCCAACACAGCTTTAGCGAAACTTAAAGGTAATTTTGCATACAAATTAGAACCTTCACGCACAAATTGCGTATTGTTACGAACATTCAAATGTATATATAAATCTCCACGTGGACCATTTAAAGGAGCAGCACTTCCTTCCCCACTAACACGCAATCTCATACCATCTTCTACACCTGCAGGGATAACTACTGATACTTTACTATTTTTTTGTTGAATACCCTCACCATGACACACAGGACAAGGATCTTTTACTGTCTTACCTAAACCATGACATGTTGGACATGGCTGCGTAATCGCAAAAAAACCTTGGCTTACTTGAATACGTCCTGACCCATGACATGCAGCACATATTTCTGGCTGGCTCTTAGATTTCGAGCCAGTACCATCACATGTAGAACATATTTCCATTCTTTTAATTTTTAAATCGACCGTTTGTTTACGTAATATATCTTTCAATTCTAGGGATACAGAAGCTTCCAGATCTGCACCTCGAACTTCTGGAGTTTGATGAGAAGCCCGTCCTCCAAAAAAACTTTCAAAAATATCTTCAAATCCGCCACCAAAACCACCACTGCCTGTAAAACCACGAAAAATATCTTCAAATCCACCAGGACCGGCTCCTCCTGTTTGAAATGCAGCTTCTCCGAATTGATCATACATTTTTTTCTTTTCCGGATCGGACAATACTTCATAAGCTTTTCCGATTTCTTTAAACCTTTCTTCCGCATCTTTATTACCCGGATTTCTATCAGGATGATACTTCATTGCTTGTTTACGGAATGCTTTTTTTATTTCTTCCTGACTGGCACCACGGCTAATCCCTAATAATTCATAATAATCTGCCATACACACCTTTTTATTTTATTATTTTATATGTATCATGCACAACAATATTTCGATGGTCAAGTTTAAAAATCAAGGAGTAGTTATTTTACTCCTTGGTGTTAGAAAAAATAAATCATTATTCCTTATCTTTATCAATTACCTCTGCATCGATAACATCATCTTCTCGTTCATCTGATTTATGGGAAGAATTTTGTTGAGCTGCTGCCGCCATTTGCTGATATACTCTAGCTGAAACCGGTTCTAACGCTTTCATAGCCGCTTCAATAGTATTCATATCATCGCCTTCGATTGCTTTTTTCAAATCTGCATTCTTTTCTTCCAACTCTTTTTTATCTGTATCTGAAATTTTATCTCCTTCTTCTCTGAGAAGTTTTTCAATTCCATAAGAAACAGAATTAGCCTGATTTTTTAATTCAATATTCTCTCGCACTTTTTTATCATCTTCTGCATTGACTTCTGCTTCTTTTTGCATGCGTTCAATTTCATCTGCCGATAACGTGCCCGTAGATTCAATTCTGATTTTCTGTTCCTTGCCAGATCCACTGTCTTTAGCAGAAACATGCAGAATTCCGTTAGCATCGATATCAAATGTTACTTCAATTTGAGGAATTCCTCGAGGAGCAGGTTGTATACCTTCCAAATTAAAGTTGCCTAAGGTACGATTATCTTTAGCCATAGGGCGTTCGCCTTGCAACACTTGAATTGTAACTGCAGTTTGATTATCTGCAGCAGTAGAAAAAATTTGAGACTTAGATGCCGGAATAGTCGTATTTCTCGGAATTAAAACAGTATTTACATCTCCTAATGTCACAATACCTAAAGAAAGAGGTGTAACATCAAGCAATAAAATATCATTTACTTCTTTATTTAAAACACCAGCTTGAATAGCTGCCCCCAAAGAAACAACTTCATCAGGATTGACACCTTTAGATGGTTCTTTTCCAAAGAAATTCTTAACTAAATCAACGATCAAAGGCATTCTTGTTTGTCCGCCAACCAAAATGATCTCATTAATATCTGATTTGGAAATACCAGCATCTTTTAAAACCTGCTCACAAGGAGAAATAGAACGTTCTACAATAGGACGAACAATATTCTCTAGTTCGCCGCGAGTCATATTCATTTGAAGGTGTTTGGGACCAGATGCATCAGCTGTAATAAATGGTAAATTTATTTGTGTATCAGCTTTGCTGGAAAGTTCTATTTTTGCTTTTTCTGCAGCTTCCTTCAACCGCTGCATTGCCATAGGATCTTTGGATAAATCAATTCCCGACTCTTTTTGATATGTAGTAATAATATGTTTAATTATAGCATTATCAAGATCATCGCCTCCCAAATGCGTATCACCATTGGTTGCTTTTACTTCAAAAACGCCATCACCGATCTCTAAGATAGAGATATCAAACGTTCCACCACCAAAATCATATACAGCAACAATTCCTTCCTTATTTTTGTCAAGACCGTAAGCCAAAGCTGCTGCAGTAGGTTCGTTAATAATACGTTCTACTTCTAAACCAGCGATTGTCCCAGCATCCTTGGTGGATTGGCGTTGTGAATCATTAAAATATGCCGGCACTGTAATCACAGCCTTATGGATTTTGCCACCAAGATAAGATTCTGCAGCCTCTTTCAATTTAGTCAAAATGAAAGCACTGATTTGTTCAGGAGTCTGATCACCAATACGTGTTTGAAATACCACATTATCATGAGGTCCCTTTTTGATTACATAAGGCATATGTTCGTTACTTACTTCTTCAAAACGATGACCAATAAATCGTTTTGCAGAATAAATAGTATTTTCAGGATTTGTAACCATTTGATTTTTCGCAGGAGCACCAACTAAAATATCTCCTTTCTCGGTAAAAGCCACAATAGAAGGCATTGTACGAGCACCTTCTTGGTTTGCAATCACTACAGGTTTACCGTTCTCTATCACAGAAACAACAGAATTTGTTGTTCCCAAATCGATCCCTATAATTTTTCCAGACATGATTTCATCTCCTTGATAAATTTTTATTATTGTTGTTTTTTCTTAGCAACTTTTACTTTAGCGCTTCTCAGGACAACGCCACCTAATTTTCTTCCTGTTTCGAAAACTTCAGTTACAGTCATTGGATGTTGTCCATCATCCGTTTCTTCGATCATTAGTGCCTCGCTTACTTGAGGATCAAATTCATCTCCCACTTGAATTTCTATTTTTTCTAGTCCAGTATTCTTAAGTATATCTTCAAACTGAGCTAACACTATAGAAATGCCTTGCTTTAAGGATTCAAGATTATCAGATGAATCAGCAGCTTTCAAGCTTCGTTCTAAATTATCAACTACAGGAAGTAAATTTTCTATCAAACCGCGGACAGCATACTTTTGGAATTCTTCTTTTTCTTTTTGTATACGTTTTCTATAATTATCAGTTTCTGCAGAAAGACGCAAATATGCTTCTTTAAGCTCTTGTTTTTCCTTCTCTAAAATACTTAAAAGATCTGTATCTTCTTGTTCTGAAATACTTTCTGATGTTTGTTCTTCTGGTTGTGCTGATGATCCGTTATTTTCTTCAATAATATTTTCTTGTTCGGGCACAAATGCCTCCTCAAAAATTTTCCTTTCATCAAAAATATAGCAATTCTTATGCCAATTGACAAATTTATTTATAATATCATCACCTTAATGAAAAATATTCCGATATTTCTATTAAGATTTCTATTGAGGTGAATAAGATGATACAAATTATTTTTATTTTTTTGCTATTTCCAATAACAATTTTTACACAAACTAATGCTGACAATACTACCGCAACAAATAATAGTAAACAAACTCAGCTAGACCAATGGAAAGAAACATTAAACTTTGGAATTTCTACTCAAAGATTAAACACCGTTAAACAGATCCGTTCCTCTAAAGCGACAAATAGTATAGAAATATTACAAGAACAATTTCTCAAAGACGATAATCGGACCGTAAAGGAAGAAATAATCTATACATTCATCGATTTAACTAACGATAATTCTGAATTTTGGAAAAAAGTTTTCAGTAAGGAAAAAGATTTAATTGTACTTCAACGCGCAGCTTTTGCGATAGAAAAATTAAAAATTGGATCAGCAGGACCTGAAATTTTTTCTAATTTAAGTATCCAACTCTCTAACACTGAAGCAATACGCTTCAATGCTTCAGCTGTAAGAGCTCTAGGAGAAATAAAATTTCAAGAAGCATTGCCAATTATCATTGAAATAGCAACAAATAAAGATCTTCATCAAGATCTAAGAGGTTCGGCTGTTGTAGCTGTTGGTATGTATCAAGATGCAGCACAAATCCCATTACTTGAAAGCATTCTTACAGATAGTTTTGAATCTCAATTCATCAGACGTTATGCCGCCTTAGGTATAGGACGTACAGAAAGCACAAATGCTGTTGCTATTCTTAGTCCTATTGCCGTGAATGAAAAAGAAGCTCAATCGGTTCGCTTGAATGCTGTTTCCGGATTAGGATATATTGCTAACGATGAAACCATTACCATTATGGAACAACTCACCAAAAGTGATGACACAGCTTTAAGAACTGAAGCTATTAAAAGTTTAGGAAAAATGAAAGCAACAAATGCACAAGAAATACTAAAATATAAAGCAATGAAAGATCCCGAAGCTATTGTACGCAGAGAAGCCAAAAAAGCTCTTCAGGAAATGGGAATTAATTTATAGTATCATTTAAAAATTCTTTACAAAAAGGCAACAGTATAGTATACTATTTATATTTTATATATAGGTATTATTATGCAGTCATCTGTTTTACGACATAATTTAAAAGAGCTTCAAGATATATTAATTGCTTTATCCTACCCTCGTCATAAAGCTGGAAGTATTTTCAAATGGATTTACAAGAAAAGCATTTTTGATTTTGAACAAATGACAGATCTTTCTAAATCAGAACGTCAAAATCTCAAAGAACAATTCAATATTCTTGTACTTCAAACAATTGTTATTAATGAATCTCAAGATGGCACTTTAAAATTTCTTTTCAAAGCTCAAGATGGAGCTCGAATCGAAAGTGTCATGATTCATAATGAAGGTGATTCTCGTTATACTATTTGCGTTTCTTCCCAAGTTGGATGTGCACTTCGTTGTTCTTTTTGTGCAACAGGTCAATTAGGATTTTCACGACACCTCTCAAGAGAAGAAATAATTTCACAAGTTCTATTAGTAGATGCTGAAATAAAAAAACGTTATAAACTTGATCCTTACTCGCGAGCCCTTGATAATATTGTATTTATGGGCATGGGAGAACCAATGCTGAATTACGAGGAAGTTCTCAAGTCTATTGAAATTCTTAATAATCAAGCTGGTTTTGATATTGGTACAAGAAGAATCACTATATCAACTGCAGGAATTATCAACGGTATAGAAAAATTTATTCAAGCTCCTGGTCAAATTAGATTAGCATTATCTCTACACGCTGCAAATCACGAAAAACGAAAAAATATTATGCCGATTGCTCGTAAAGAAAATACAAGACAAGTACTTGATATTATAAGATTATATCAAAAAGAAACAGGTCGGCGTATTACTATTGAATATATCTTAATCGAAGGATTTAATGATTCTGAAAAGGATGTCCTTGCACTTAAACATGAGTTAACAAATATAAAATATAATCTAAATGTTATTCCGTTAAACCCAGTTGACAATCTTCCTTATGACGCCCCTAGTTTTAGGGGAATTCAAGAATTTACCAAAAAATTGAAACATCATTCTATTCCTTTTGTGCTAAGAACTCCAAAAGGTCAAGATATTAATGCAGCTTGTGGTCAACTAGCCTTGAAAAATATATCTATGAGGTAATCATGAATAAAAAACGTGCATTATCAGGTATCAAGCCTACCGGTGATATTCATTTAGGTAATTATTTTGGCGCTTTTCAAGAATTCTTAGCATTACAAAACAATAAAAATATTGAAAATTTATATTTTATTGCCGATTATCATGCTTTAAATGAAATTCCGGATCCTAAATTATTAAAAGAACGAACTATTAATATTTTTAAAGCATTTATAGCATTAGGATTAGATCCAGAAAAAAGTATTATTTTTGTTCAGAGTGATGTTCCTGAACATACAGAACTTTGCTGGCTTCTATCAGGAGTGACCCCCATGGGACTTTTAGAACGCGCCCATGCATACAAAGATGCTATCACTAAACAAAAAAACGTTAATATGGGATTATTTAATTACCCTTTGCTGCAAGCTGCAGATATTCTGATTTATGATGCTGATTTAGTACCGGTTGGTGCCGATCAAAAGCAACATGTAGAAATCACACGAGATATTGCGGAAAAATTCAATCGGGAATATGGTGATATTTTTACTATACCTGAACCTTTAATACAAAATGCTGTTGCTATTGTACCAGGTACCGATGGACAAAAAATGAGTAAATCAAAAAATAATACTATTCCAATTTTTGCTTCAGAAAAAGAAATAAAAAAAAGTATTATGAATATTACTACAGATTCTACTCCTCTAGAAAATCCCAAAGATCCTAATAATTGCTCCATTTTTCTTTTATACAAAATGTTTGCCTCTTCAGAGCAAATAGAAAAAATGAGGCAGAATTATTTAAATGGTGGATATGGGTATGGGCATGCAAAAACAGAGTTATTCGAAATTATTATGCATTGCTTCGAATCAGCACGAAAAAAAATGTTGGAATTAAACTCTTCTCCTGATGAAGTTTTTCATTTAATGAAATTAGGAGCCGAAAAAGCTAGAATTATCGCCCACTCTAAGATAGACAAAGTTAAAAAAGTTATGGGACTAGGATAGAATTATGGTTAATTCTTCTCACTCTTCACTACAAAAAATCAGTTCTTTTCTATCACTAGCTATACCAATATGTACTGCTTTATGGTTTACTTTACTATGTTATGCTGGTTACCTATCACCCAATAATACAGGACAACTTCCTCAGAATATTCGAATATTGCATTTAATAAGCCTAATTTTTAGGCAAGACTATTTTTATTTTCCTTTGTCTCTCACTAGGTTAATTGCTCCTCCTTATGGAATTCCACTATCATTAACTGATACCATACCATTAGGAGCCCTTATTTTTAAAATCTTCGAGATGAATGATATGCAATATTTTGGCATATGGATTATTCTATCAGTATTACTTACTACTTTTTTTGCGTACCGCATTTGTCGTGAAATTTGTTCTGACCTTTTATCCACAACACTAACTACACTTTTATTTATTTCTATGCCATTTTTTTGGTATCATACTTTTTTTCATCCATGGCTTGCAGGACAATGGACAATTCTTTGGGGATTATCATTATTTTTTCAAAAACGCAGTTACTTATCCATTGAATGGTATGGAATTATCGTTATTTCAGCTTTTATTCATCCCTATTTTATTTTTATTAACTTTTTTATCATGATAGCAGATACCGTACGTCTTTATCTTTACGAACATCAAATTTCTGTAATGCAAGCTGCTAATTTTTTTGCTTATTCATTAGGGATTTGTATCGGATCATTAAGCATCATTGGGATGTTTTACCTTCCTAGTTTTTCCGTTCCTAAATTGCCTATTGCACCTATACAACCAAGTTTATTTATCATGCCCAATATTATTAATATAACACAACAATATAATATTTCGTACATTTATCCCGGATTAGGAATTATAATTGGTTTGTTAGTATTTTTGATTACATTTTCTATTTATCCCCAGATTAATCATATAAAAAAGTATACCCCCATTTTTTTTTCAGTTTTTATATTTTTTTTATGCTCTATTGCTGGTGGTGTAAGTTCCTATAATAAAACTTTCAAGATATATAACAATGCGTGGATAGAAAATAGAATATTATTACTACTTACATCTGGTCCTCGATTTATATTTCCATTACTATGGATGATACCTATCATGATTGCTCATACAGCAGAATTTTTATATCTAAGAAAAAAATTTTTATGTATTATTTATTTATTTTGTTTACTTAGTATACAATTTTTTACTGTCAAACTATCATTTAATTACGAATACTCTGTTTATGTGCCTCTTTCTCAAGAAATTGAACAGTTTTTAAATGAAACATCTCATATTATATGGATTGGTACAGAATCACTAGATGATATCCCACAATTTGAACAAATTGCGTCCTATGCATTACACTACAAAAAAACAATCAATTTATCCCCTGTTTTAAGATATCCTAGTTATTATTTAGAATCTCTAGAAAAAGAAACTATGCAATTTTTATCACAAAGTTTTATGGACAATACTACTTATATTATTCCCCAAAATTTAACTATACCTTTCAATTTATCTCAATTTGGAAAACTTATTCCCTTTGAAGATGTGATTTTTTTTAAACCAGATAATTAGTTGATTATTTAAATATAATATTCTATACTAAATTATAAACTCTTATAAAAAGTTACAATTTTATATCCATATTCACAGAGTTATAACTTATCAGTTTTATTTTTATGCTATTATTTGCGATACTAACTTATTAGTTATAATACTTTCTCACACTTCCTTAAATTAGAAAAAAGCAAAAGAATTTAAAAAAATATCCGACTAATAGAATAAACTTGTTCCCTAATAAATAAAAATAATAAAATAAGAAGGAAGAATTTATGTATGATTTTACAGGCTTTACTCATAGGGCTCAACGTGTTGTATCTATCCTAGCTCAACAAGAAGCACGACGTTTATTTGGTGAAGAACTTACTCCGGAACATATATTTTTAGGCATCCTGAGGGAATCAGAAGGTTCAGCGGTACGTACCTTGCAAAATCTGGGTCTCAATATCGAAGAACTGCAAATGGCTGTAGAATTTGCTTTAAGAGGCCAAGGTAGTGATACTCTAACATTAGGTGGTATTCCTATTTCAAAAAGAGTCCATCAAGTAATTGAAATTGCACGACAAGAAGCTAAATTAATTGGACATAATTATATTGGTACAGAACACCTCCTTTTAGGGATTTACAATGAAAATAATTCAAATGCTATTGTACCTTTTATCATTGAAAATCATGGAATTGATATCCATCAGTTAAGAAATGCCGTTATTAGCATTGTTGGTTATGGAGAATTGCGCACTTGGAACAAAAAGAAAAAACAAATCAAAACCCCTTTTTTGGACAAGTTTTGTCGAAATGTAACTAATGAAGCAGCAGAAGGTAAATTAGATCCTGTTGTAGGCCGTAAAAAAGAAATTAACCGCGTAATGCAAATTCTATGCCGCCGCACAAAAAATAATCCAATTCTTATCGGAGAACCAGGAGTTGGAAAAACATCGATTATTGAAGGAATTTCTCAACTAATTGTATCGAATTCCGTTCCAGAAATGCTCATTGGAAAGAAAATTCTACTTTTAGACATGGGAGCTTTAGTTGCGGGAACAAAATACCGAGGCGAATTTGAGGAACGTTTAAAAAATCTTATGCAAGAAGCTGAAAAAGATAAAGATGTAATTCTTTTTATTGATGAAATCCATACTATTTTAGGAGCAGGTAATGCAGAAGGTGCTCTAGACGCTTCCAATATGCTTAAACCAGCCTTGGCACGTGGATTAATTCGAACAATAGGAGCAACAACATTTGACGAATATAAAAAGCGTATTGAAAAAGATAAAGCCTTAGTAAGAAGATTTCAAGTTGTTCGTATTGATGAAC contains the following coding sequences:
- a CDS encoding DUF6311 domain-containing protein — encoded protein: MVNSSHSSLQKISSFLSLAIPICTALWFTLLCYAGYLSPNNTGQLPQNIRILHLISLIFRQDYFYFPLSLTRLIAPPYGIPLSLTDTIPLGALIFKIFEMNDMQYFGIWIILSVLLTTFFAYRICREICSDLLSTTLTTLLFISMPFFWYHTFFHPWLAGQWTILWGLSLFFQKRSYLSIEWYGIIVISAFIHPYFIFINFFIMIADTVRLYLYEHQISVMQAANFFAYSLGICIGSLSIIGMFYLPSFSVPKLPIAPIQPSLFIMPNIINITQQYNISYIYPGLGIIIGLLVFLITFSIYPQINHIKKYTPIFFSVFIFFLCSIAGGVSSYNKTFKIYNNAWIENRILLLLTSGPRFIFPLLWMIPIMIAHTAEFLYLRKKFLCIIYLFCLLSIQFFTVKLSFNYEYSVYVPLSQEIEQFLNETSHIIWIGTESLDDIPQFEQIASYALHYKKTINLSPVLRYPSYYLESLEKETMQFLSQSFMDNTTYIIPQNLTIPFNLSQFGKLIPFEDVIFFKPDN